A section of the Bacillus pumilus genome encodes:
- a CDS encoding sigma-54-dependent Fis family transcriptional regulator, with protein MNIKVLGVAPYKGLGDVLIDLAKEEKNITFQLEVGDLRSGVALAEQAEAEGMDIIMSRGGTAALIQQHVNIPVVDIPVSGYDLLRALTLIKDYHGQKAVVGFENITQGVRTIGDLYGIKIDIYTIQQEEEVWDLLKQLQEQGTKVVLGDVITDKAAKELGMQSMLITSGRESVKEAFHQAKQMYRLYKEATAEQRLFREMIDQAPKGMLIINPQNQLYFMNQQMKHWMEKGLFAPFFPHDDVIAWCPALEPAIKAIREGKQNGFSQISHQQQEWHVKGNILSKGELLVTIEKPSTVMNREDHRIWTLASPVHSEHPFSFFTEQNPKMQGVIKRAKAFSQTSRSICLYGEQGSGKSSLAFAIHQMSERKNESFTTVHCRHITEPDDVRSIPLYQKGTMFLKDIECVPMELQLLIAGQIHHHQNIRWIAGTTVDLFKLMQSGTFSEELYTCLQELTIHVPPLSERPEDIEDISRLFIAELNSLYGTQVVGLSVDVIEAFQHKKFRENVRQFKRIIEELVLTTKSGYITLNEAKAVMNQLAFENEEKQLSSYLNGTLDEIERRIIKTVLEEENMNQSKAAKRLNINRTTLWRKLKE; from the coding sequence ATGAATATCAAAGTGTTAGGTGTGGCGCCGTATAAAGGATTGGGCGATGTATTAATCGATCTTGCCAAAGAAGAAAAAAATATCACATTCCAACTTGAAGTAGGAGATCTTAGGTCTGGTGTTGCTCTTGCAGAACAAGCAGAGGCTGAGGGAATGGATATCATTATGAGCCGAGGCGGAACAGCTGCGCTCATTCAACAGCATGTTAATATCCCAGTAGTTGATATCCCTGTGTCAGGATACGACTTGCTCCGTGCGTTAACGCTGATAAAAGATTATCACGGGCAAAAAGCGGTCGTGGGTTTTGAAAATATTACACAAGGTGTACGCACCATAGGTGATCTATATGGGATTAAAATCGATATTTACACCATACAGCAAGAGGAAGAGGTATGGGATCTTTTAAAACAATTACAAGAACAAGGCACAAAAGTTGTGCTTGGAGATGTGATTACAGATAAAGCGGCCAAGGAGCTGGGAATGCAAAGTATGCTCATTACATCAGGTCGTGAATCGGTCAAAGAAGCATTTCATCAAGCGAAACAAATGTATCGTTTATATAAAGAGGCAACAGCAGAGCAGCGTCTTTTTCGTGAAATGATTGATCAAGCTCCAAAAGGCATGCTAATCATCAATCCACAAAATCAGCTTTATTTTATGAATCAACAAATGAAACATTGGATGGAAAAAGGATTATTTGCACCGTTTTTTCCTCATGATGATGTGATTGCATGGTGCCCAGCACTTGAACCTGCCATCAAGGCGATTCGAGAAGGAAAACAAAATGGCTTTTCTCAAATATCCCATCAGCAGCAAGAATGGCATGTTAAAGGAAACATACTCTCGAAAGGAGAATTGCTTGTCACGATTGAAAAGCCTTCTACTGTGATGAATCGAGAGGATCATCGTATATGGACGCTTGCATCACCTGTTCACTCAGAGCATCCATTTTCCTTTTTTACAGAGCAAAACCCGAAAATGCAAGGGGTAATCAAAAGGGCAAAAGCGTTCAGTCAGACATCCCGATCGATTTGTCTCTATGGTGAACAAGGAAGTGGCAAATCAAGCCTTGCTTTCGCAATTCATCAAATGAGCGAGAGAAAAAATGAGAGCTTTACGACAGTTCATTGCAGACATATAACAGAGCCGGATGACGTGCGTTCAATTCCTCTTTACCAAAAAGGGACGATGTTTCTGAAGGATATTGAGTGCGTTCCAATGGAGTTACAGCTACTCATTGCAGGGCAGATACATCATCATCAGAATATTCGCTGGATAGCTGGAACGACAGTGGACTTATTCAAATTGATGCAATCTGGAACGTTTAGTGAGGAATTATATACGTGCTTGCAGGAGCTCACGATTCATGTCCCTCCGTTGTCTGAACGCCCAGAAGATATTGAAGATATAAGCAGGTTATTTATTGCAGAGCTGAATTCTCTATACGGGACGCAGGTTGTTGGGTTGTCAGTAGATGTGATTGAAGCCTTTCAACACAAGAAATTTAGAGAAAACGTCAGGCAGTTCAAACGGATCATTGAGGAACTAGTGCTGACGACAAAAAGTGGATATATCACTTTGAATGAGGCAAAGGCAGTGATGAATCAACTCGCTTTTGAAAATGAAGAAAAGCAGCTGTCTAGCTACTTGAATGGAACGCTCGATGAAATTGAAAGACGAATAATCAAGACAGTGCTGGAAGAAGAGAATATGAATCAATCAAAAGCGGCAAAGCGGTTAAATATTAACCGTACAACGCTATGGAGAAAGCTAAAGGAATAA
- a CDS encoding sialidase family protein, with the protein MTKEESIIKIDGILRLNKQDTERKEAFLPTECVQNHAANIVEMDNGDVLCVWFGGTQEGIPDISIYMSRLKRGSNKWTKAVKLSSDPTRSEQNPVLFQEKDGRLWLLYTAQLSGNQDTAIVRYRLSEDRGETWGEIDTLFDQPGTFIRQPIVVLDNQDWLLPVFYCKTIPGVKWTGNRDVSAVKISGDQGKTWEEVIVPNSTGYVHMNIGKCADGSLLALFRSRFADSIYISRSVDHGRTWSDPKATELPNNNSSIQFTVLNNGHLALVYNHINADEQTERRASLYDEIEDEGDTRTAVDTEARPAFWGTPRAPMTLAVSVDNGETWPIRRNLEVGDGYAMTNNSKDKLNREYSYPSITEGKDGKLHIAFTYYRQAIKYVCVSEGWAIRSH; encoded by the coding sequence ATGACAAAAGAAGAGTCCATAATTAAAATAGATGGAATATTGCGACTAAATAAACAAGATACAGAGAGAAAAGAAGCCTTTCTGCCAACAGAGTGCGTACAAAATCATGCAGCTAATATCGTGGAGATGGATAATGGAGATGTATTATGTGTGTGGTTTGGCGGGACACAGGAGGGGATACCTGATATCTCAATCTATATGTCAAGGCTCAAGCGTGGGAGTAACAAGTGGACAAAGGCAGTGAAGTTGTCCAGCGACCCGACCCGTTCAGAACAAAATCCAGTTTTGTTTCAAGAAAAAGATGGCAGACTATGGCTTCTTTACACAGCGCAGCTATCCGGGAATCAAGATACAGCGATTGTGAGATACCGATTGTCAGAGGATAGAGGAGAGACATGGGGAGAGATTGATACTCTGTTTGATCAGCCAGGGACGTTTATTCGTCAGCCGATCGTTGTACTAGATAATCAAGATTGGCTGCTACCCGTCTTCTATTGTAAGACGATTCCAGGCGTGAAATGGACAGGGAACCGTGATGTCAGTGCTGTGAAGATTTCAGGTGATCAAGGAAAAACGTGGGAGGAAGTCATTGTACCAAACAGCACGGGCTATGTTCATATGAATATTGGAAAGTGTGCAGATGGTTCTCTTCTTGCCCTATTTAGAAGCAGGTTTGCTGATTCAATTTATATCAGCCGTTCCGTCGATCATGGACGGACATGGTCTGATCCTAAGGCAACAGAGCTGCCAAATAATAACTCATCCATTCAATTTACAGTACTCAATAATGGTCATCTTGCTCTCGTCTATAACCATATCAATGCGGATGAGCAAACAGAAAGAAGAGCTTCTTTATATGATGAAATCGAGGATGAAGGCGATACGCGTACAGCCGTTGATACAGAAGCACGTCCAGCTTTTTGGGGAACTCCGCGAGCACCAATGACATTGGCGGTATCGGTGGATAATGGCGAAACATGGCCTATCAGACGTAACCTTGAAGTGGGTGATGGATATGCCATGACAAACAATTCAAAGGATAAACTAAATCGCGAATATTCCTATCCATCCATCACAGAAGGAAAAGATGGGAAGCTGCATATTGCATTTACGTATTATCGGCAGGCGATTAAATATGTGTGTGTGTCAGAAGGATGGGCAATCCGCTCACATTAA
- a CDS encoding sodium:solute symporter family protein: MNVLSSSVITFILIVIIIYILFTTWLTMRFRSKSNSEFNNAAKSLPAIVVGILLMSEFIGTKSTVGTAESAFTHGLSASWSIVTVAIAFFIFSFFLVGKFYRTGQYTISGIIDQKFGKSTKLVVSVIMIAALLLVNLGNYLSGSAAIASILGLPLITCAIITAVVSTFYFTFGGMKGVAWVTILHSTVKYAGILITLGVALYLTKGFEPMKQTLPDHFFTWDGTIGWGTIGAWFIGNMGAIFATQFIIQAITSSKSEREAKKSTLYAALLCLPLAIAIGVIGVASRYLYPDIDPIYAFPVFLQHMNPILSAIVATSLVASIFVGVSTVALATTTLIIDDFYVPKMKPTPEQRMKMTRYVAVFVGIVPLVGVALAPELLSLSFFTRALRTSIAVVAAMGFYLPYFNSNRGATIGLAASGIATTVWYLLDNPFGIDNMYIAIIIPFLVLVIDRFFSPPAKKDQPLKGELS, translated from the coding sequence GTGAATGTCTTAAGCAGTTCTGTTATCACATTTATTTTAATCGTCATTATTATCTATATTCTGTTTACGACTTGGCTGACGATGCGTTTCCGCAGTAAGTCTAATTCAGAATTTAACAATGCCGCTAAATCACTTCCAGCCATTGTTGTCGGTATTTTGCTCATGAGTGAATTCATTGGAACGAAATCTACTGTTGGAACAGCAGAATCCGCCTTTACGCATGGGCTTTCTGCTTCATGGTCTATTGTAACCGTCGCCATTGCTTTTTTTATTTTTTCCTTTTTCTTAGTCGGTAAGTTTTATCGAACAGGCCAATATACCATTTCTGGTATTATTGATCAGAAGTTTGGGAAATCAACGAAACTTGTTGTGTCAGTCATTATGATTGCCGCTTTGCTGCTTGTGAATCTAGGAAACTATTTGAGTGGATCAGCTGCCATTGCATCCATTCTGGGGCTGCCTTTAATAACCTGTGCAATCATTACGGCGGTTGTGAGTACATTTTATTTTACATTCGGGGGAATGAAAGGGGTAGCATGGGTCACGATCCTTCATTCGACCGTAAAGTATGCGGGGATATTAATTACACTAGGGGTAGCCCTTTATTTAACGAAAGGCTTTGAACCAATGAAACAAACCCTGCCTGATCATTTCTTTACATGGGACGGGACAATTGGCTGGGGGACAATTGGAGCTTGGTTTATTGGAAACATGGGAGCCATTTTTGCCACGCAGTTTATCATTCAAGCGATCACTTCGTCGAAAAGTGAGCGTGAGGCGAAGAAATCAACGCTTTATGCGGCGTTGCTTTGTTTACCGCTTGCTATTGCGATCGGTGTAATTGGTGTCGCATCACGTTATTTGTATCCAGACATAGATCCTATTTATGCATTCCCTGTCTTTTTACAGCACATGAATCCGATTTTAAGTGCGATTGTGGCAACTTCGCTTGTAGCATCTATTTTTGTCGGTGTATCAACGGTTGCGCTTGCTACCACAACGTTAATCATTGATGATTTTTATGTACCGAAAATGAAACCAACACCCGAGCAGCGAATGAAAATGACAAGGTATGTGGCTGTATTCGTTGGAATTGTGCCTCTAGTAGGAGTAGCCCTTGCACCAGAACTGCTGTCTCTTTCCTTTTTTACAAGAGCGCTTCGAACATCAATCGCTGTTGTAGCGGCAATGGGTTTTTACTTGCCTTACTTTAATTCAAATAGAGGGGCAACTATTGGTCTAGCTGCTTCAGGGATTGCCACGACGGTTTGGTATTTGCTCGATAATCCATTCGGAATCGATAATATGTATATCGCCATTATCATTCCTTTCCTTGTGCTGGTGATCGACCGATTTTTCAGCCCGCCTGCTAAAAAGGATCAACCATTGAAAGGAGAATTATCATGA
- a CDS encoding iron-containing alcohol dehydrogenase gives MTITHYHFQTASHIVSGAHSLDLLGEKLDGLGLSGLTSIFILTQPSIVSLGYADHIKSELTKKGITSEISTAIKPEPTEENIEEVFQTFLQGEHDAIIGIGGGSVLDAAKILAVLKTNDEPISALVGTNLVKRRGVPTILIPTTSGTGSEVTPNAIVTFPEKELKIGMVSPHLLPDLVILDPALTLNLPKAITAATGMDAFTHALESYISNKANPFSDMFALESMRLISGSIQEAYHHGENMKAREDMLVGAMYGGMALTSAGTAAVHAMAYPLGGKYKISHGVANSMLLPHVTAFNADHIIDRLEQVAGVIGIAKTDAKRPLAEQVVRQIEAWTADLHIPQQLKAFGVSKEDVPALAQAASEVRRLMDNNPKPMSISDIEQVYMKLLGA, from the coding sequence ATGACAATCACGCATTATCACTTTCAGACGGCATCGCACATCGTATCTGGCGCGCATTCTTTAGATCTTCTTGGGGAGAAGTTAGATGGATTAGGGCTGAGCGGACTCACATCCATTTTTATATTAACACAGCCATCCATCGTATCACTTGGTTATGCAGATCACATCAAAAGTGAACTTACGAAAAAAGGAATCACAAGTGAGATCAGTACAGCGATTAAACCGGAACCAACAGAAGAAAATATAGAAGAGGTATTTCAGACATTTTTACAAGGGGAGCATGATGCCATTATTGGGATTGGTGGAGGGAGTGTACTTGATGCTGCAAAGATTTTAGCTGTGCTTAAGACGAACGATGAGCCGATATCTGCTCTCGTTGGCACCAATCTTGTCAAAAGAAGAGGGGTTCCAACGATTCTGATTCCGACAACCTCTGGTACGGGTTCTGAGGTGACACCTAACGCAATTGTGACCTTTCCAGAGAAGGAACTGAAAATTGGAATGGTCAGCCCGCACCTTCTACCAGACCTTGTAATCTTAGATCCAGCTCTAACTCTCAACTTGCCAAAGGCTATTACCGCAGCTACAGGGATGGACGCGTTTACACATGCGCTTGAATCGTATATTTCAAATAAAGCAAATCCATTCAGTGATATGTTTGCGCTTGAATCAATGCGGCTGATTTCAGGAAGTATTCAGGAGGCATATCATCACGGAGAGAATATGAAGGCAAGAGAAGATATGCTTGTTGGTGCAATGTATGGGGGAATGGCACTGACAAGTGCAGGGACTGCGGCTGTTCATGCCATGGCTTATCCATTAGGGGGGAAATACAAGATTTCTCACGGTGTTGCTAATTCTATGCTACTTCCTCATGTGACGGCTTTTAACGCAGATCACATCATTGATCGGCTGGAACAGGTAGCAGGAGTGATCGGGATTGCGAAGACAGATGCTAAGCGACCGCTTGCAGAGCAAGTAGTGCGTCAGATTGAAGCGTGGACAGCGGATCTACACATTCCTCAACAACTCAAAGCTTTTGGTGTGTCCAAAGAGGATGTGCCTGCACTTGCTCAAGCAGCTTCAGAGGTAAGGAGGTTAATGGACAACAATCCAAAGCCAATGTCTATATCCGATATCGAACAGGTATACATGAAACTGCTTGGCGCATAA
- the dapA gene encoding 4-hydroxy-tetrahydrodipicolinate synthase, translating into MNIHGIIPAILTPLTKGEQFHSEVTKQLVNRLIDSGVHGIFALGTNGEFHLFSEEEKLQIAETVVNAVGGRVPVFIGAGENSTEATISLSNKLADLGVDVLSIITPYFVAPTQEELYEHFRHISENVNIPILLYNIPSRTGVSLAPETVARLSILPNVLGIKDSSGNIENIKAYLDVTKDEDFVVLAGTDSLILETLKLGGAGAVAATANVLPETVVGLYESFQKGEFNQSEHLQQQLQPLRATFSLGTLPAPLKKAAELSGIPVGPPKSPVKELSGEALETVAQMVENYRLQVNSVKE; encoded by the coding sequence TTGAATATTCACGGAATCATACCAGCTATTTTGACACCGCTTACAAAAGGGGAACAGTTTCATTCAGAAGTGACAAAACAATTAGTGAATCGTTTGATCGACTCAGGTGTACACGGCATCTTTGCCTTAGGCACAAATGGCGAGTTTCATTTGTTTTCAGAGGAAGAAAAGCTTCAAATTGCTGAAACAGTGGTGAATGCTGTCGGAGGACGAGTGCCGGTATTTATTGGAGCAGGCGAAAATAGTACGGAGGCAACCATCAGTCTGTCAAACAAACTGGCAGATCTAGGGGTAGATGTTCTGTCTATCATTACACCTTACTTTGTTGCACCAACCCAAGAAGAGCTGTATGAGCACTTTCGCCACATATCTGAGAATGTGAATATTCCGATTCTGCTTTATAACATTCCATCGAGAACAGGGGTATCTCTTGCACCAGAGACGGTTGCGCGGCTCAGTATACTTCCAAATGTGTTAGGCATTAAAGATAGCAGTGGCAACATTGAAAATATCAAGGCTTATCTGGATGTAACAAAAGACGAAGATTTTGTCGTCCTTGCAGGTACAGACTCACTTATTTTAGAGACATTGAAACTCGGCGGAGCAGGGGCAGTAGCGGCAACGGCAAATGTGCTTCCTGAAACGGTCGTTGGACTCTATGAATCTTTTCAAAAAGGGGAATTTAACCAAAGTGAGCACCTCCAGCAGCAATTGCAGCCATTAAGAGCGACTTTTTCTTTAGGGACATTACCAGCACCTTTGAAAAAGGCAGCAGAGCTTTCGGGGATACCAGTTGGACCGCCAAAGAGTCCTGTAAAAGAGCTTTCCGGGGAAGCATTAGAAACGGTGGCACAAATGGTAGAGAACTATCGCTTGCAAGTGAACTCAGTAAAGGAGTAG